AAATGCAGGGGCATAattgtctaaatttttttttggagataaTTATATCCCTACAATAACAAGGATTGGATCCCCTCTAGTCCAAACAGACCAGAGAGGATCCAAATGCCGGAAAATGCTAGTGGGAGGGACCATAATTCTCAACCTGAAAGGTGCTCTGCCTCGGCCTATGCTCTACCTAAAGACTACTATATGATTCAACCCGTGAGATGATTGTCATGTCACATCGAAGGTTTAGTCATTGTTGCAACCACATAAGAGCGGGAGCCCAATTTTGATACTCTCCATAAGTTCATGCCCTACTAAGAAAAAGGCGACAAAAGGCGGTCTATAATTAGAAGGGAAGTCACAACTTAGATATGACCTCATTCACTCATTCACTCTTTTCATTCTGTTCTATAGGTACCTTTCGCCGGCCCTTCGACTTGTGATCAActgtatcaaaaaaaaaaaaaaaaaaacttaaacgaGAATACTTTTTATGTTGAACTATTTCAACCGATATTGCTGAATTATAAAACAATTCAAATCATGTCTAGTAGGAGTTCTCAAATGTGAAAAATCAAAGAATATTATTAGATTTATTAAGTAATTATTTAAGAatattagtaaaaaataaaataaaataaaaaaaggcgaAAGCAGGAAAAATATGATCTCCTCCAGGGCCTGCAACGCGGATTACGTACGGCTGTCGTTTGTGCAAGCCATGACATGATTTTTATTCCTGCTACGCGGATTTGCCATGCTTGGAAGTGGTACCCAATATTCACAATTTAATTtgtgaccaaaatacccatccTATATTTAGCAAAACTGCTTAATTGGATAAAGTGATTGTGAGAAAGTTGTGTTGAAGCTTATTGATGCAGTTTTTGGTATGAAGTGATTTATGATGGgctatttgaaaaataataagagcgtTAAAAGATCAGTCAGTTCAAAGACTGAAAaaactccgatgcttaagttagtattCTTAATTGAAGTGAATTGAGTCCCTCTTTACGTGGAATTGTGCTACATTTTATAGAGTTTTATGTAACCGTTATTTTCCCTATTGAAAATCGCTCGGCTAGAATATATGGAGTATTTGCAATAATTGGGATATCTAAACTGAAATATCATAATCAGAGATTTTGGTGGATGCATACATTATCCATGTGATTAATGCTATGAGTAGAACCCATATggtggaatttatttttaagaatgttCAATTATGACATGATGGTAaatttaggttttgttttcaaaccaaaagccaaaaacacATCCCAAATATACATTAATTAAGggtatgtttgggattgtgtttgagggacataaaaatatttttaacactcaaaaaatccgtttgaatAAAAgagtacttgtttggtaaaaaaattaaaagcgcttttaagggtccaaaaagcctaaaaataatcaaaacgcacttttggcgaaagtttaaaaatgaagcttttgccttaaagttcttttttacttaaaaactctatttatcaAATACAACCTCAAATAGGCTCTAACAAATAGAGtccattattttgtttcaaaGGGGTGtgcttaattaataaaaataatcctCCATGGTTAATGTGTAATATTGCATTATATATGGTTAATATAATGTCATGGCTCAAAATATGGCATTGTTTGAAATAAGGGTTagaatcttcatttttttttcattcctatTATGAACAAGAAATGAATTCATGGACCACATAAACAGCTGGTAAGTACGTACAAAATGGAACCATTTACTCATGAAATGTGCTTGGTATATGCTTAGCatattaaggatttttttttttcccccatcgaaaaaattcttcttttccATAAAATCAACTTACAATCAAAAGTGTTTTTGACATGGCAGATTATTTAAACTAGAACCACAATCGAAGAATCATGATCCAaacttctttttcattttggctAAGCTGTTAAGAAGATTGATCCTATCATAGaataatatcttcttctttttttttttttttttttttcctttatatatatatatatatacatctagAGTACAAGAGAATAGGATCAAGATCAGTCTTCTTAACTGCTTAGCCAAAATGAAGTACAGTTTTTGAAGGATCGAGATTCTCTGTCATTAGGTTTTTGCGAGTAATCTAAAAAGTCCGGTATCATAGGTCGCCCAGGGCAGATGAGTCTTGTAGCTAGCCCTCCTCTCTTACAcggtccaaatttaaaaaatttagataaCTTAAGAGCAAGAAAtgttcatcaatttttaaagGCCTAGCTAGGTGGAAAACTACAAGGGTTTTTAGATAACCTAAGCCGTTAGAGTAATTAATTGTATCATAGAATTAACATCtaaatatctttcttttttatctttaatttagAGTACAAGAAAACAGCAATATTTAATGCCCAACTTgactcataaaaataataataataataataatgaccaaCTTGAACCATGATGTTTGTTGGCCTAGCTAGGGGGAAAGAACTACAAGAATCTTGCAAGTGAGCCtaagctaaaaaaaaactaactaattattcttcaaaaatttaaaaaatatatatatataacaacacacacacacaaacatgtATTATATATCATCCAATGGAAATTAGGGAAATTTGGGGACCATTGAAGCTCTCTGTTTACTTTATTGACTCGCTTGCAATCTGTCAGACAAGCATTCATCCAATACTTGCTCCCAAaagagcttcttcttctttcctcttttttttttttaataatatatatatatatattgtccttCCCCATTAAACAATCTCAAACATTTCTTCTCCACCTATATAAACAACCCCCTTCCTCTATCTCTTCTAAACAAATACACCAACTtctccgctctctctctctctccctctctctctctctatatatatatctgttgGAGTCGCAGTTTCCATGGAGGAGATGACAAAGAGACAAAGTTGTAGAAGACCCTGTTCGAATTTATTGCCTGGTCTAGCCATGCACCAAGATTCCAAGCAAATATCAAAGCCCAAGCCAAAGATACGCATAATTCACATATTTGCGCCAGAAATCATCAAAACCGACGTGGCGAACTTCCGGGAGTTAGTGCAACGGCTCACCGGAAAACCCACCGAGAAGGGCGGAAAAAAGAAACCGAAAATTCCCAGAAGAGAAGAGCCCAGAAGTGCTAATTCGTCGACCGACAAGCCGCCGGCGGCGGCGGTGACCAAGAAAATGGAAGGGATGTGGAATGGTGAGAATTCAGGTGGGTTCTTGGGGGGATTTGCAGATTTGGAGGGTTTTATTCAAGATCTTGGTGAATTGCCGTTTCTACCCT
Above is a genomic segment from Corylus avellana chromosome ca9, CavTom2PMs-1.0 containing:
- the LOC132162518 gene encoding VQ motif-containing protein 17, whose amino-acid sequence is MEEMTKRQSCRRPCSNLLPGLAMHQDSKQISKPKPKIRIIHIFAPEIIKTDVANFRELVQRLTGKPTEKGGKKKPKIPRREEPRSANSSTDKPPAAAVTKKMEGMWNGENSGGFLGGFADLEGFIQDLGELPFLPLDASSHMHGFGEAQLA